From Strigops habroptila isolate Jane chromosome 16, bStrHab1.2.pri, whole genome shotgun sequence:
AAGGGATGGGGCTGTTGGGCAGCGTGGCACGGCGTGGTGCAGCACAGCACGGCACAGCGTGGCACGGCACTCACGGCACTTCTTATGGATGTCTTTGGTGCGCTTGGAGAGGGAGACGATCTCGTGGCGAGCAAACATCTTGGCACGATGCGTCTCCTCGCGGCACGGAGCGCACAGGGGCTGCCCGCACGTGTTGCAGAAGTACATGGTGTCCAGCTCCTGTAGGAGGGGACGCTGGTGGCAGGCACAGCCCCATTGGGGGTCCCCTGCCCGCCTGCCAGCCCCGCCGCCCTCACCGCCTTGGCGCAGCGCCGGTCGCAGTTGGCACATTGCACATCCTCCTCGCCGTCGGCAGAGCTGTCCACCAGGAACTGCAGGAGCCGGTCCACGGGGGGCAGCCCCGTGCCCCCCCTCACCACCGAGGGGTGCCTGTGGGGACGGGGATTGGGATGGGGATACCCGcgcagggcaggggcagcatTGCGGGTGCCGGTGTCCCCCCATGGCAGGGTCCATCCCGTACCCGCAGAGGGGGCAGCGCAGGCGGCCGTCGCTGGCGCGGCCCCGCAGGCAGCTGGCGCAGAAGTTGTGGTAGCAGTCGAGCAGGCAGGGGTGCTGGTAGGGCTCATGGCAGAGCAGGCAGACCAGCGGGTGGCAATTGGCCTTCTCCAGCTCCGAGCAGCTCCCCAGCGGGGAGAAAATGCCTCCGGACATCTGTGGGGCAGAGAGAGGCCCCCGTGtcaccccccaaaccccacacagCACCGCAGCAGAGGGGGATCCTTCCCTGCAGGGCCTGTGAGCTGGGGCCTATTTTTAGGTTATGACCTGCACAGCACGAGGCTGCCCCGAACGTGCCCCATGACCCAGCGCCATGGGCTGGGGTGGTCCATGCAGTGGGGTGCCCCCCAGCATGGGTGTCCCCAGGTCAGGAGCATCCCCTGGGATGGGGTGTCCCCAGAGTGGGAGCATCCccggggatggggcatcccCCGCAGCAGAGCATCCCCCAGGATAGTGGGGGGGATCCCACTGACACGAGTGTCCCCCAGGAGGGAGCATCCCCTGCAGTGGGGCACCCTCTGCCCTGGCAGCCCAGCCCCACATATTGGGGAGTCCCTATCCCGGCACCGTGGCTGGGCAAAGGCTTTACCTCTCCCCGTCTGCAGCCGGGGGATCGGCCGTGCTGCTGCTCCCCGTGCGCCGGCTGGAATGAGAGCGCTGCCGGGGCAGAGGGGCCCGGCCGGCCCCGTGACGCGGGGCCCCTGGCACCGCCACCGCGCCACGGCCCAAAAATAGCCCCTGTGCGCTCCTCggtgcctgcagcagggaccGTCAGaggggtgcagggatgggggggcaTGGGGCTGTGTGGAACCAGGCCTGGGGGACACGGGCACTCACAGGGACATGGGCACCCATGGGGACATAGTCACCCATGCAGCCTGCCGATGGCCCCAGGAGGGGAGGGTGCACCTGGAGCGGGGTGCACCCATTGGGTGGTGTTTGGGGCGCAGGGACGCGCGTACCCCGTGTGCAACGGGGCACCCAGAGGCACAGCGCCCTGGGGTGCTCCCATGGGCAGTGTCGGGGGTGCAGGGCCCTGGTGCCCGCAGGCTGATGGGGCACCCCCCCCGGAGCCCCCCATGCTCCGGTGAAGCACAgaccccccggccccgctgccaACAGCGCACCATTTCCCGCAAGCCCCGCCCCTTCTCCACAAACCACGCCCCCTTTTCAATACGTAATCACTGCCAGGACACGCCCCTTTCAGCAAACCCCGCCTCTTTGACACAAGCCACGCCCCTAGCCATACGTCATCACCTCCAGAACACTCCCCTTCCCTTAATCCACGCCCCCTTCATCCCACCCAGAGCACATCACCGCCCTCCCAGGCAGCACTAGCCGCTAAGCAGAACAACGAGACGGCGTGCTCGGGACGGTCCGGAAGCTCCATCGACTCTCTCAACGCTCGGCTGGGGCTCTCGGCGCGCGGCCCGGCGAGCCGGGCATGCGCAGTGCCCGCCCGACGGGTGCTTCCGCGCGTGCGCGCGGCGCGGCGCTCCCTTTCTGCCCCTGCGCTGCAGCCGCCATGGCGCCCGTGGTGAGCCGCGGCCCGCGCCGCCAGCCCCGCGCCGCCACCCGCGCCCGACCCTCCTCCCCTCCCGtccccggcccggccgcggGGCAACGCGCGGAGCTGGGCTTAAGCCTCCTCCGGGCCCGTCCCGCCGGGCGTGCGGCCGCGGGGCCCGTCCCTTGGCTCTCCCCGCGGCCTGTTCCCGCTGCCACCCGCCCGTTCCGTTGTCCCCGGCCCGGTCCCGTGGCCCCCAGCCTGGCTCCCGCTGCGGTCCCGTTGCCACCAACCCGGAGCTCGGCCTGGCCCCGTTGCCCCCAGCCTGGCCCCCTGGCCCATTCCCGTCGTCCCTGGCTCGGCCCCATTGCCCCTGGTCCGGCCCCCGGCCCGTTCCCCTCGCCCCCTGGCCGGCCCCCCGGCCCATTCCCGTGGcccccagcctggctcccaCCCCGGCCCAATTGCCCCCAACCCGGCCCCCGGCTCGTTCCCATCATCCCTGGCTCGGCCCTGTTGCGCCTGGTCCGGCCCCCGTCCCGTTCCCGTTGTCCCCAGCCTGTTCCCCTCCCTGTTCCCCATCGCCTTGTCCCGCCTCTCACggctctctctttctcccccgCTGCAGAAGAAGCCCGCAGCGAAAGGtggcaaaaaaaagaagcaggtgCTGAAGTTCACACTGGACTGCACCCACCCGGTGGAGGACGGCATCATGGACGCCGCCAACTTTGTGAGTGTGGGGCTCCACTCCCATCGGTGTGCCACCAGCGTGGCCCCCCTGGCTCCGCTCCTGCCCCTCACCATGGCGCAGCGTAAAAGCCTGAGCCACTGGGGAGCACGCAGCAGAGCGAGGGGGCTGCGGGTTCATTTTTTATGTCGTGTTTAAATGCTTTGTAGTTAAAATGCAAACGCCTTCCCTACCTGCTGCACAGCGGTGCTGCTCGTCCCTTGTGGGGCCGGGGTTCTGTTGTGCCGTGGGGATGATGAGGGTGTTTCAACCTGATTTCATTCAAACTGTGCCCGAGCATGGGGCTGTGGTTGAGGCGTCCTCGGAGGGGCAGAGCACGGCTGCTGCTTCGCTGGCTCTCCCTTTATAAGGCAGGAaatgtgtccctgccctgctcatCTGGTGCATTCGGGCTTGAGAACCTCGTGGTTCGAATGGGCTGGCTGGATTAGGTGTGGGAGGCTCTGGTGGGCTCGCAGTTTCCCTTGACCTCCCCTTCCCCTGGGCATAGCTTGGGTCTCTTCCCCAGCTCTAACAAAAAGCCGAAGCTCGGGCACGAGGCAGCAGAGGAGGCCTTGTCCGGTGGGAGCTTTCGGCCGCAGCTCAGCAGCGTATTCCTCTCTTGCAGGAGCAGTTCCTGCAGGAAAGGATCAAGGTGAACGGCAAAGCGGGGAACCTGGGCGGGGGCGTGGTGACCATCGAGAGGAGCAAGAGCAAGATCACGGTCACGTCGGAGGTCCCGTTCTCAAAGAGGTGAGGTGATGGGGCTGCCATGTGTGCATTG
This genomic window contains:
- the RPL22 gene encoding 60S ribosomal protein L22 is translated as MRSARPTGASARARGAALPFCPCAAAAMAPVKKPAAKGGKKKKQVLKFTLDCTHPVEDGIMDAANFEQFLQERIKVNGKAGNLGGGVVTIERSKSKITVTSEVPFSKRYLKYLTKKYLKKNNLRDWLRVVANSKESYELRYFQINQDEEEEEEED